In Brienomyrus brachyistius isolate T26 chromosome 19, BBRACH_0.4, whole genome shotgun sequence, one DNA window encodes the following:
- the ankrd6b gene encoding ankyrin repeat domain-containing protein 6b isoform X3: MQIGASSLLGGRRERSGADQSDRAFVRAPTPCGAPSVHKAATGVTYGRTPLHLAAYKGHLEVVRILLKAGCDLDIQDDGDQTALHRAAVVGNSDIIATLVQEGCALDRQDKDGNTALHEVSWHGFSQAAKQLVKAGANVHAKNKAGNSALHLACQNGHAQTSRVLLLGGSRPDSKNNVGDACLHVAARYNHVTVIRILLGTFCSVTQQNQVGDTPLHQAAALNHKKTVRLLLEAGADSAAVNAAGQMPLDLAREHNNPSVALLLTKAPQVQSFMRGRSVRKRRDKLKAERRAQSVPRDNVLPAKDAASAAEDTHSSDLPATRRGDRGNEPPEGTADAGGARRRKKDKEKPSLSEPLSRRENKRAEAANRKKDRAGGPASPPPPPHGLKAYQLYTLYRAEDGRVMQAPLNGCRCEPIINKLENQLEATKEEMKSEIHTVQEHLNSKLGQLDRRNQHQIRALDKITLERVSAERTECLQHLDQKTALLQQEMEKKQTSVVNELKNWCWSKIHNIELRLSGDPSSTKRDSPSFPEAGSEGPALPACSTNSQPLDAAAAPGATEEAAGGVTEAEAAADDRRQHFLAQNKSVPSSPQVVRPKERVRLSAAPHRPHPDAQAADEPDTRLQLAQATTASSQSPATERRGRHHRERERSRHHRKHAQGRTAVQPGDAPTQEAIAGPPEPSFAQERESMHALEVTQYFFEAVSTQMERWYERKIQEARRQADQKAQRDRAVLLERISCLEEELRMLRTNVPDS; the protein is encoded by the exons ATGCAAATAGGAGCCAGCAGCCTGTTGGGAGGCAGGAGAGAGAGATCGGGGGCCGATCAGTCCGACAGGGCGTTTGTCCGAGCGCCGACACCCTGCGGAGCTCCGTCCGTACATAAGGCAGCCACCGGGGTCACT TACGGCCGCACACCGCTGCACCTGGCCGCCTACAAAGGTCACCTGGAGGTCGTGCGGATCCTGCTGAAGGCTGGCTGTGATCTGGACATCCAGGATGAT GGTGACCAGACGGCGCTGCACCGCGCAGCTGTGGTGGGAAACAGTGACATCATCGCGACTCTCGTTCAGGAAGGGTGTGCTCTGGACAGACAGGACAAG GACGGAAACACGGCTTTGCACGAGGTCTCCTGGCACGGATTCAGCCAGGCTGCCAAGCAGCTGGTCAAGGCGGGGGCCAACGTTCATGCTAAGAACAAG GCTGGAAACAGCGCACTGCACCTGGCCTGCCAGAACGGACATGCACAGACCTCACGCGTGCTCCTGCTCGGCGGATCGCGGCCAGACAGCAAGAACAAT GTAGGGGACGCCTGCCTGCATGTGGCCGCACGCTACAATCATGTGACCGTGATCCGGATCCTTCTGGGGACCTTCTGCTCCGTCACTCAGCAGAATCAg GTGGGAGACACGCCCCTCCATCAAGCCGCCGCCCTGAACCACAAGAAGACGGTGCGTCTGTTGCTGGAGGCTGGAGCAGACAGTGCTGCTGTCAACGCT GCCGGCCAGATGCCGCTGGACTTGGCCAGGGAGCACAACAACCCAAGCGTGGCCCTGCTTCTCACAAAGGCTCCGCAG GTGCAGAGCTTCATGAGGGGCAGAAGTGTGAGGAAGCGGCGTGACAAGCTAAAGGCTGAGCGGCGCGCGCAGTCCGTGCCCAGGGACAACGTGCTGCCCGCCAAG GATGCCGCGTCGGCGGCCGAAGACACGCACAGCAGCGACCTGCCGGCCACCAGGCGGGGGGACCGTGGGAATGAGCCGCCCGAGGGCACGGCCGACGCTGGGGGAGCCAGGCGCAGGAAGAAAGACAAAGAGAAG CCCTCGCTGTCAGAGCCGCTCTCGCGGAGGGAGAACAAGCGTGCCGAGGCGGCCAATCGGAAGAAGGACAGAGCAGGTGGCCCCGcctccccgcccccaccccctcacggCCTGAAAGCCTATCAGCTGTACACCCTGTACCGAGCCGAGGATGGCAGGGTCATGCAG GCTCCACTGAACGGCTGCCGCTGTGAGCCTATCATCAACAAACTGGAGAACCAGCTGGAGGCCACAAAGGAGGAGATGAAGTCGGAGATTCACACCGTCCAAGAGCATCTGAACAGCAAGCTGGGTCAGCTGGACCGCAGGAATCAGCACCAG ATCAGAGCCTTGGATAAGATCACTTTGGAGAGAGTTTCAGCTGAGCGGACAGAGTGTCTTCAACACCTCGACCAGAAAACCGCTCTGCTGCAGCAGGAGATGGAGAAGAAACAG ACCTCAGTGGTCAACGAGCTGAAGAACTGGTGCTGGTCTAAGATCCATAACATAGAGCTTCGGCTCTCTGGAGACCCTTCGAGCACCAAGCGTGACTCTCCGTCCTTCCCAGAGGCCGGCTCAGAAGGCCCCGCCCTCCCAGCCTGCAGCACGAACTCGCAGCCCCTCGACGCCGCTGCGGCACCAGGGGCGACCGAGGAAGCTGCCGGCGGGGTGACCGAGGCTGAAGCAGCAGCCG ATGACAGGCGACAGCATTTTCTAGCCCAAAACAAGTCAGTGCCTTCATCACCTCAAGTCGTCCGACCAAAAGAGCGGGTACGCctctctgctgccccccacAGGCCGCATCCAGATGCGCAGGCCGCAGACGAGCCTGACACCCGACTCCAGCTAGCTCAGGCTACCACAGCCAGCAGCCAGTCTCCCGCCACTGAACGCCGTGGGAGGCACCACCGGGAGCGTGAGAGGAGCAGACATCACAGGAAGCATGCCCAGGGCAGGACGGCGGTGCAGCCAGGGGACGCCCCGACCCAGGAGGCCATCGCGGGGCCCCCGGAGCCCTCATTCGCGCAAGAGCGAGAGAGCATGCACGCGCTGGAGGTGACGCAGTACTTCTTCGAGGCCGTCTCCACTCAGATGGAGCGCTGGTATGAGAGGAAGATCCAGGAGGCCCGGCGGCAGGCGGACCAGAAGGCTCAGCGGGACCGGGCCGTGCTCTTGGAGCGAATCAGCtgcttggaggaggagctacgAATGCTAAGGACTAACGTGCCGGATAGCTAG
- the ankrd6b gene encoding ankyrin repeat domain-containing protein 6b isoform X1: MQIGASSLLGGRRERSGADQSDRAFVRAPTPCGAPSVHKAATGVTYGRTPLHLAAYKGHLEVVRILLKAGCDLDIQDDGDQTALHRAAVVGNSDIIATLVQEGCALDRQDKDGNTALHEVSWHGFSQAAKQLVKAGANVHAKNKAGNSALHLACQNGHAQTSRVLLLGGSRPDSKNNVGDACLHVAARYNHVTVIRILLGTFCSVTQQNQVGDTPLHQAAALNHKKTVRLLLEAGADSAAVNAAGQMPLDLAREHNNPSVALLLTKAPQVQSFMRGRSVRKRRDKLKAERRAQSVPRDNVLPAKDAASAAEDTHSSDLPATRRGDRGNEPPEGTADAGGARRRKKDKEKPSLSEPLSRRENKRAEAANRKKDRAGGPASPPPPPHGLKAYQLYTLYRAEDGRVMQAPLNGCRCEPIINKLENQLEATKEEMKSEIHTVQEHLNSKLGQLDRRNQHQIRALDKITLERVSAERTECLQHLDQKTALLQQEMEKKQTSVVNELKNWCWSKIHNIELRLSGDPSSTKRDSPSFPEAGSEGPALPACSTNSQPLDAAAAPGATEEAAGGVTEAEAAAGNHYFVVQMDSSPDDRRQHFLAQNKSVPSSPQVVRPKERVRLSAAPHRPHPDAQAADEPDTRLQLAQATTASSQSPATERRGRHHRERERSRHHRKHAQGRTAVQPGDAPTQEAIAGPPEPSFAQERESMHALEVTQYFFEAVSTQMERWYERKIQEARRQADQKAQRDRAVLLERISCLEEELRMLRTNVPDS; encoded by the exons ATGCAAATAGGAGCCAGCAGCCTGTTGGGAGGCAGGAGAGAGAGATCGGGGGCCGATCAGTCCGACAGGGCGTTTGTCCGAGCGCCGACACCCTGCGGAGCTCCGTCCGTACATAAGGCAGCCACCGGGGTCACT TACGGCCGCACACCGCTGCACCTGGCCGCCTACAAAGGTCACCTGGAGGTCGTGCGGATCCTGCTGAAGGCTGGCTGTGATCTGGACATCCAGGATGAT GGTGACCAGACGGCGCTGCACCGCGCAGCTGTGGTGGGAAACAGTGACATCATCGCGACTCTCGTTCAGGAAGGGTGTGCTCTGGACAGACAGGACAAG GACGGAAACACGGCTTTGCACGAGGTCTCCTGGCACGGATTCAGCCAGGCTGCCAAGCAGCTGGTCAAGGCGGGGGCCAACGTTCATGCTAAGAACAAG GCTGGAAACAGCGCACTGCACCTGGCCTGCCAGAACGGACATGCACAGACCTCACGCGTGCTCCTGCTCGGCGGATCGCGGCCAGACAGCAAGAACAAT GTAGGGGACGCCTGCCTGCATGTGGCCGCACGCTACAATCATGTGACCGTGATCCGGATCCTTCTGGGGACCTTCTGCTCCGTCACTCAGCAGAATCAg GTGGGAGACACGCCCCTCCATCAAGCCGCCGCCCTGAACCACAAGAAGACGGTGCGTCTGTTGCTGGAGGCTGGAGCAGACAGTGCTGCTGTCAACGCT GCCGGCCAGATGCCGCTGGACTTGGCCAGGGAGCACAACAACCCAAGCGTGGCCCTGCTTCTCACAAAGGCTCCGCAG GTGCAGAGCTTCATGAGGGGCAGAAGTGTGAGGAAGCGGCGTGACAAGCTAAAGGCTGAGCGGCGCGCGCAGTCCGTGCCCAGGGACAACGTGCTGCCCGCCAAG GATGCCGCGTCGGCGGCCGAAGACACGCACAGCAGCGACCTGCCGGCCACCAGGCGGGGGGACCGTGGGAATGAGCCGCCCGAGGGCACGGCCGACGCTGGGGGAGCCAGGCGCAGGAAGAAAGACAAAGAGAAG CCCTCGCTGTCAGAGCCGCTCTCGCGGAGGGAGAACAAGCGTGCCGAGGCGGCCAATCGGAAGAAGGACAGAGCAGGTGGCCCCGcctccccgcccccaccccctcacggCCTGAAAGCCTATCAGCTGTACACCCTGTACCGAGCCGAGGATGGCAGGGTCATGCAG GCTCCACTGAACGGCTGCCGCTGTGAGCCTATCATCAACAAACTGGAGAACCAGCTGGAGGCCACAAAGGAGGAGATGAAGTCGGAGATTCACACCGTCCAAGAGCATCTGAACAGCAAGCTGGGTCAGCTGGACCGCAGGAATCAGCACCAG ATCAGAGCCTTGGATAAGATCACTTTGGAGAGAGTTTCAGCTGAGCGGACAGAGTGTCTTCAACACCTCGACCAGAAAACCGCTCTGCTGCAGCAGGAGATGGAGAAGAAACAG ACCTCAGTGGTCAACGAGCTGAAGAACTGGTGCTGGTCTAAGATCCATAACATAGAGCTTCGGCTCTCTGGAGACCCTTCGAGCACCAAGCGTGACTCTCCGTCCTTCCCAGAGGCCGGCTCAGAAGGCCCCGCCCTCCCAGCCTGCAGCACGAACTCGCAGCCCCTCGACGCCGCTGCGGCACCAGGGGCGACCGAGGAAGCTGCCGGCGGGGTGACCGAGGCTGAAGCAGCAGCCGGTAATCATTACTTTGTGGTTCAGATGGACAGCTCTCCAG ATGACAGGCGACAGCATTTTCTAGCCCAAAACAAGTCAGTGCCTTCATCACCTCAAGTCGTCCGACCAAAAGAGCGGGTACGCctctctgctgccccccacAGGCCGCATCCAGATGCGCAGGCCGCAGACGAGCCTGACACCCGACTCCAGCTAGCTCAGGCTACCACAGCCAGCAGCCAGTCTCCCGCCACTGAACGCCGTGGGAGGCACCACCGGGAGCGTGAGAGGAGCAGACATCACAGGAAGCATGCCCAGGGCAGGACGGCGGTGCAGCCAGGGGACGCCCCGACCCAGGAGGCCATCGCGGGGCCCCCGGAGCCCTCATTCGCGCAAGAGCGAGAGAGCATGCACGCGCTGGAGGTGACGCAGTACTTCTTCGAGGCCGTCTCCACTCAGATGGAGCGCTGGTATGAGAGGAAGATCCAGGAGGCCCGGCGGCAGGCGGACCAGAAGGCTCAGCGGGACCGGGCCGTGCTCTTGGAGCGAATCAGCtgcttggaggaggagctacgAATGCTAAGGACTAACGTGCCGGATAGCTAG
- the ankrd6b gene encoding ankyrin repeat domain-containing protein 6b isoform X2, protein MSQQDAAVQVLSERLLVASHKGQADNVVQLINKGAKVAVTKYGRTPLHLAAYKGHLEVVRILLKAGCDLDIQDDGDQTALHRAAVVGNSDIIATLVQEGCALDRQDKDGNTALHEVSWHGFSQAAKQLVKAGANVHAKNKAGNSALHLACQNGHAQTSRVLLLGGSRPDSKNNVGDACLHVAARYNHVTVIRILLGTFCSVTQQNQVGDTPLHQAAALNHKKTVRLLLEAGADSAAVNAAGQMPLDLAREHNNPSVALLLTKAPQVQSFMRGRSVRKRRDKLKAERRAQSVPRDNVLPAKDAASAAEDTHSSDLPATRRGDRGNEPPEGTADAGGARRRKKDKEKPSLSEPLSRRENKRAEAANRKKDRAGGPASPPPPPHGLKAYQLYTLYRAEDGRVMQAPLNGCRCEPIINKLENQLEATKEEMKSEIHTVQEHLNSKLGQLDRRNQHQIRALDKITLERVSAERTECLQHLDQKTALLQQEMEKKQTSVVNELKNWCWSKIHNIELRLSGDPSSTKRDSPSFPEAGSEGPALPACSTNSQPLDAAAAPGATEEAAGGVTEAEAAAGNHYFVVQMDSSPDDRRQHFLAQNKSVPSSPQVVRPKERVRLSAAPHRPHPDAQAADEPDTRLQLAQATTASSQSPATERRGRHHRERERSRHHRKHAQGRTAVQPGDAPTQEAIAGPPEPSFAQERESMHALEVTQYFFEAVSTQMERWYERKIQEARRQADQKAQRDRAVLLERISCLEEELRMLRTNVPDS, encoded by the exons ATGAGCCAGCAGGATGCTGCAGTGCAGGTGCTCTCAGAACGGCTCCTCGTAGCATCCCACAAGGGCCAGGCCGACAATGTCGTGCAGCTAATTAACAAGGGCGCCAAAGTAGCCGTCACCAAG TACGGCCGCACACCGCTGCACCTGGCCGCCTACAAAGGTCACCTGGAGGTCGTGCGGATCCTGCTGAAGGCTGGCTGTGATCTGGACATCCAGGATGAT GGTGACCAGACGGCGCTGCACCGCGCAGCTGTGGTGGGAAACAGTGACATCATCGCGACTCTCGTTCAGGAAGGGTGTGCTCTGGACAGACAGGACAAG GACGGAAACACGGCTTTGCACGAGGTCTCCTGGCACGGATTCAGCCAGGCTGCCAAGCAGCTGGTCAAGGCGGGGGCCAACGTTCATGCTAAGAACAAG GCTGGAAACAGCGCACTGCACCTGGCCTGCCAGAACGGACATGCACAGACCTCACGCGTGCTCCTGCTCGGCGGATCGCGGCCAGACAGCAAGAACAAT GTAGGGGACGCCTGCCTGCATGTGGCCGCACGCTACAATCATGTGACCGTGATCCGGATCCTTCTGGGGACCTTCTGCTCCGTCACTCAGCAGAATCAg GTGGGAGACACGCCCCTCCATCAAGCCGCCGCCCTGAACCACAAGAAGACGGTGCGTCTGTTGCTGGAGGCTGGAGCAGACAGTGCTGCTGTCAACGCT GCCGGCCAGATGCCGCTGGACTTGGCCAGGGAGCACAACAACCCAAGCGTGGCCCTGCTTCTCACAAAGGCTCCGCAG GTGCAGAGCTTCATGAGGGGCAGAAGTGTGAGGAAGCGGCGTGACAAGCTAAAGGCTGAGCGGCGCGCGCAGTCCGTGCCCAGGGACAACGTGCTGCCCGCCAAG GATGCCGCGTCGGCGGCCGAAGACACGCACAGCAGCGACCTGCCGGCCACCAGGCGGGGGGACCGTGGGAATGAGCCGCCCGAGGGCACGGCCGACGCTGGGGGAGCCAGGCGCAGGAAGAAAGACAAAGAGAAG CCCTCGCTGTCAGAGCCGCTCTCGCGGAGGGAGAACAAGCGTGCCGAGGCGGCCAATCGGAAGAAGGACAGAGCAGGTGGCCCCGcctccccgcccccaccccctcacggCCTGAAAGCCTATCAGCTGTACACCCTGTACCGAGCCGAGGATGGCAGGGTCATGCAG GCTCCACTGAACGGCTGCCGCTGTGAGCCTATCATCAACAAACTGGAGAACCAGCTGGAGGCCACAAAGGAGGAGATGAAGTCGGAGATTCACACCGTCCAAGAGCATCTGAACAGCAAGCTGGGTCAGCTGGACCGCAGGAATCAGCACCAG ATCAGAGCCTTGGATAAGATCACTTTGGAGAGAGTTTCAGCTGAGCGGACAGAGTGTCTTCAACACCTCGACCAGAAAACCGCTCTGCTGCAGCAGGAGATGGAGAAGAAACAG ACCTCAGTGGTCAACGAGCTGAAGAACTGGTGCTGGTCTAAGATCCATAACATAGAGCTTCGGCTCTCTGGAGACCCTTCGAGCACCAAGCGTGACTCTCCGTCCTTCCCAGAGGCCGGCTCAGAAGGCCCCGCCCTCCCAGCCTGCAGCACGAACTCGCAGCCCCTCGACGCCGCTGCGGCACCAGGGGCGACCGAGGAAGCTGCCGGCGGGGTGACCGAGGCTGAAGCAGCAGCCGGTAATCATTACTTTGTGGTTCAGATGGACAGCTCTCCAG ATGACAGGCGACAGCATTTTCTAGCCCAAAACAAGTCAGTGCCTTCATCACCTCAAGTCGTCCGACCAAAAGAGCGGGTACGCctctctgctgccccccacAGGCCGCATCCAGATGCGCAGGCCGCAGACGAGCCTGACACCCGACTCCAGCTAGCTCAGGCTACCACAGCCAGCAGCCAGTCTCCCGCCACTGAACGCCGTGGGAGGCACCACCGGGAGCGTGAGAGGAGCAGACATCACAGGAAGCATGCCCAGGGCAGGACGGCGGTGCAGCCAGGGGACGCCCCGACCCAGGAGGCCATCGCGGGGCCCCCGGAGCCCTCATTCGCGCAAGAGCGAGAGAGCATGCACGCGCTGGAGGTGACGCAGTACTTCTTCGAGGCCGTCTCCACTCAGATGGAGCGCTGGTATGAGAGGAAGATCCAGGAGGCCCGGCGGCAGGCGGACCAGAAGGCTCAGCGGGACCGGGCCGTGCTCTTGGAGCGAATCAGCtgcttggaggaggagctacgAATGCTAAGGACTAACGTGCCGGATAGCTAG